The nucleotide sequence GGTCTGAGCATGCTGGGCCGCTGCGCCGTCTACGAGGCGATGGGGCAGGGGCATATGGGCTTCGGCGGGGTGATCAGCGCGCACGCCTCCATCGGCACCAGCGGGCTGGTCAAACTGGGGACCGAGGAGCAAAAACGGCGTTTTCTCCCCCGCATGGCAAGCGGCGAATGCATCGCGGGCTTCGCGATCACCGAGCCGTCCAGCGGGTCGGACGCCGCCAATATCCGCACCCGGGCCCAGAAACGCGGCGACGTGTACGTGCTCAACGGAACCAAGCACTACATCTCCAACGCCCCGATAGCCGGACTGCTGACGGTCATCGCGGTCACCGATCCCACCCAGGGCACGCGCGGCATGAGCGCCTTTCTGGTCGAGCCGCAGCGCACGCCCGGCGTCACCATCGGCAAGATTGACGAGAAGATGGGCCAGAAGGGGGCCCTCTCCTCCGAAGTGATCTTTCAGGACGCGGAAATTCCCGCGGAAAACCTCCTTGGCCCCGAACACCTGGGCTACCGCGAGGCGCTGGGCATCCTGACGAACGGGCGGGTGGGAATCGCCGCGCGTTCGACGGGGGCGATGCAGCGCCTGCTCGATCTCTCGGTTCATCACGCCCAGACGCGCGAGCAGTTCGGGCAGCCCATCGCCGAGTTCCAAGCGGTGCAGTTTATGCTCGCCGAGATGGAGGTTGCCCTCCAGACGAGCCGGGTGCTGTGGCAAAAGGTCGCCTGGATGGTCGACCAGGGACAGGACGTGCGCCGTATGGCCAGTGTGGCGAAGTACCACGCGACCGAGATGCTCTCGCAGGTGGCGGACAAGGCCGTGCAGATCGCGGGTGGCATGGGCTATATGAAGGAGTCGCCCGTGGAGCGCTTCTACCGTGACCAGCGCCTTCTGCGAATCTACGAGGGCACCAGCGAGATTCAAAAGGTGATCATCGCGCGCAGCCTGCTCGCCTGAACGCGGCCATCAACGCTCAACGTTCCGTCAGCCTTTCGTGAGGGTTGTGTCAGCTGGCGGAGCGTAGGGTTTTGATGTGGCCAGCGCGCTTTGAGTCACGTCTTCAAGCCAAGGCGAGGGCTTGCTCCTGGCCCCGAAAGTTGATATAGTTGCACTCAAGTTTCATGGCATGCTCTGTGCCAGAAACCTCTTACCAGAACGACCTTCGGGCGAAAGGAGTCTCCATGCCCTCTGAACAAACCATCCCGCTGCCCGCCAACGTGCCCGTGTGCCCGGTGCGGGGCAGCGTCATCTACCCGACGATGGTGCAGCACATCGACGCGAGCCGCGCCATCTCTATTCATGCCATCGAGGCCGCCCTGCAGGGCGACAAGGTGATCCTGATCGTGTCGCAGCGCGACAAGGATGTGGATGACCCGCAGGGCAGCGATCTGTACGACGTCGGCACGGCCTGCAACGTGCTGAGGGTGCGCAAGAACCCCGACGGCACCGTACAGATGCTGGTTGCGGCGATCGCTCGTGCTCGTGTGCTGCGGTACACCCGTGACGGGTACCTGCGCGCTGACCTCGAGGCGCTGCCCACCGAAACGGGCAACTCGGTCGAGCTTCAGGCGCTGACCCGCGAGCTGCGCGAGAAGTTCGAAAGCGTTGCGCAGGGGGGGCGCATCAGTGCCGAAAGCGTTCAGACCATCCAGAGCAAGGATGACCCCGGCGAGCTCGCCGACCACATCGCCTTTCACCTTGACTTCAAGCTGGAGGACAAGCAGGCGGTTTTGGAGGCCACCCGGCTGACGGACCGCTTGCGCCGAGTGCTGATGCTGCTCGACGCCGAACAGGAAGTGCAGGCGGTGCAGGCCCGGATTCGCGCTCAGGTGAAGGAAGAAATCGACAAGAACCAGCGCGAGTACTACCTGCGCGAGCAGATGAAGGTCATCCAAAAGGAACTTCAGGGCGGCGGAGACGATGAGGACGCCGATGAGGCCGAAGCCTTCCGCGCCAAGATCGAGGCGCTGGGCCTCTCCCCCGAGGTGAAAAAGGAAGTCGACCGCGAGGTGAGCCGTCTGGCCCGGATGCATCCCGACGCCGCCGAGGCCTCGGTGATTCGCACCTACCTCACCTGGATCACCGAGCTGCCCTGGAATGTCCGCAGTGACGATCGGCTGGACGTCGCGGAAGCCGCCCAGATCCTCGACGAAGACCACTACGGTTTGGAAAAGGTCAAGGACCGGGTGTTGGAATTCCTGGCTGTGCGCCGCTTGCGCCGGGAACGTGCCGAACGCGGCGAAATCGACGCCGCAGAGGTCAACAAAGGGCCGATCCTGGTCTTTACTGGCCCTCCCGGCGTGGGTAAAACCTCCATCGCGCAGAGCATCGCCAAGGCGCTGGGCCGCAAGTACGTGCGAATCGCGCTGGGTGGCGCCCGTGACGAGTCGGATATCCGCGGTCACCGCCGCACCTACATCGGGGCGATGCCGGGACGCATCATCCAGGGTATTCGCACGGCGGGCACCAAAAACCCGGTGATTCTGCTCGACGAGGTGGACAAACTGGGCAGTTCCTACCAGGGTGATCCCTCGGCGGCGCTGCTGGAAGTTCTTGATCCGGCACAAAACCAGCACTTCACTGACCACTACCTGGGCGTGCCCTTTGACCTCAGCGAGGTCATGTTCATCGCCACCGCCAACTACCCCGAGCAGATCCCGGCGGCGCTGATGGACCGCATGGAGGTCATCGAGTTCTCCTCGTACATCGAGCAGGAGAAGCTGGAGATCGCCAAGCGCTACCTGCTGCCGCGTCAGCTCACGGCCAACGGACTGAAGCCGAACCAGTTCCAGCTCACCGACGCCGCCCTAGAACGCCTCATCAGCCACTACACCCGCGAGGCAGGCGTGCGCAACCTGGAACGCGAGATCGGCACCGTTGCTCGCAAGGCGGCCCGCCGCATCGCGACCGGCGAGGTCAAGCGCGTGAAGGTGACCGACAAGGAGCTGGAGCGTTATCTGGGGCAGCCCCGGTATATTCCCGAGACCGAAGCGCAGGAGGACAAGGTGGGGGTGTCCACCGGGATGTTCTACACGCCGGTCGGCGGTGACATCCTGTTTGTGGAGACCTCGGTGATGCCTGGGAAGGGCCTGGTCCTTACCGGACAGCTTGGGGACGTGATGAAGGAGTCGGCCCGCGCCGCCCTGACCTACGCCAAGAGCAACGCCGAACGCTTCCACCTTGACCGTGACCGGATAGAGAACAGTGAAATTCATATCCACGTGCCTGCCGGGGCCATTCCCAAAGAAGGCCCCAGCGCCGGCGGCGCGATGGTGACGAGTCTGATCTCGGCTCTCAGCGGAATTCCCGTTCGGCACGACGTGGCCATGACCGGCGAGATGACGCTGACCGGACGTTACCTGCCCATCGGCGGTCTGAAGGAGAAGGTGCTGGGTGCTCGGCGTGCGGGCATCAAGCACATCATCATGCCCAAGGCGAACGAGGGCGACTTGCGAGATATTCCTCTGCACCTGCGCGCCTCCATGCGCTTCCACCCCTGCGAGACGGTGGACCAGGTGCTGGATGTGGCCCTGGTCGGCGGCCTGAGGGCGCTCGAAACCCCGCGCGACGGCACCGCCGTGCCTGCCCCCAAGCGCAAAGCCACTCGCCGCAACGCGGGTGCCAGCGCCTAGGGATCAGCTCCCTTACCCTGCCCCGTCACCGCTGGGTGGCGGGGTTTTGCTGTGGTGGGCGCGTGCGAGAACGTGCACCCCACGCCCTCTGCCCCCGCCACTCTGCCTTATCCTGAGCCCATGACCGTGCCGCTGACGTTCCTGGTCGCCAGTCCACATCTGAAGGGCAGCCTGTTCGAGGAGGCCGTGATCCTGCTGCTGGAACACGACGAGACGGGCGCGATGGGCCTGCTGATCACGGCGCCCGTGCGGCAAAACGTCGCCGACCTGCTGCCGGACCTGCCCCGGAGTGAAGCGGGCAGCGTGTGGGCGGGAGGCCCCGTCGAGCTGGGCGTCGGCTGGTGCCTGTACCGCCAACCTCTGAACCTGGAGGGCGAGGTGCGCCTGGCAGAAGGTCTGCTGGTCACGAGCAGCCTCGACGTGCTGCACGCTGTAGCCGAGAGCGGACAACCCTTTATGTTGATGCTGGGCTACACCGGCTGGGCCCCCGGTCAGCTTGCCCAGGAAGCCCGCGAGGGCACCTGGCTATGGGTGGAACAGGACACGCCCGAACTGCTGTGGGACGTCCCCCCGGCACAACGGTGGCAGGCTGCGCTGGACCGTTTGGGCGTGAACCCTGTCACCATTATGCCCGGCGGTGCGCAGGCCTAAACGGGACTTGCAAGGTCACCAGAGCCGTGCTACTATCCCTCTCGCGCCGGAATTGACCGCGCGTCAGGTGTTCGGCAGTAGCTCAGTGGCAGAGCATCCGACTGTTAATCGGACGGTCGTTGGTTCGACCCCAACCTGCCGAGCCAGATAGAAACCTCGTCCTAGACGGGGTTTTTTCTTTTTGTCTTCTTCGCTCAACGCCTGCCCAACGGGGTTTTCATGGCTCCCTTTCGGAGTCTTCCGTGAGTGCTGAGAAGTCCAGCGTCAGGGCGTCCCGTTCCTTGTCAAACACGGTCCTGTACCTGTCCTGAGTGAAGGGCGCGGGCGTGGCCCACAGGAGCGCTTACCACCTCGGCAGGCCGGCCGTGCTGGCCCTGTATTGAGATGAAGCTGTGCCGGAGAACGTGCGTCCCTCCCCGGCCTGCTCGCACATCGCCCGCATAAGCTGGTCAATGTTGTCGGGGAGGACGTGAAGACGGCATCCCCGCCCACGCCCTTCTCGCCCTGGGCTCCCCTGTCCAGCGCCACCCGTCGAGGTCTACATTTTCCCAACGCAGGCCCAGTTTCCTGCGTATACCGGAGTTGGACCGCGCTGCTTCTGCAAAAGCTGGCCGCTGCTGAAGGCTCGCATGGAAAGTGGCCAGAACTCGGGGCCCAGGTCGGGAATCCACCGCAACCTCTGTTAGGGTGTGGGGATGATCCGTGTGCTGATTCTGTGTACCCACAACTCTGCTCGGTCTCAGATGGCAGAAGCCCTCACACGTGACGCTGCCCAGCGCGCTGGGGTCGAACTGGACGTCCACTCTGCTGGAACAGAAGCCACCCGCGTAAAGGACGAAGCCAAGACAGTGATGGCCGAGCTTGGCCTGTGCCTTGACGGCCACACCAGCAAGACGCTGCACGAGGTCCCAAACGCCCAGAACTTTGACTACGTCGTTACCGTCTGCGACAGTGCTGCAGACGCCTGCCCGGTCTACCCCGGAACCACCACCCGTTTGCACTACCCTTTTGTGGACCCCTCAGGGGGCAGCCTGGAGCGTTGGCGGGAGGTCCGCGACCAGTTGAAGGTCCAGTTTGAGGCATTGGTGCAAGCGCTAAAAAACGGCACGCCGGTGCCCGAATCGTACGAGGACAGCCCGGCAGTGACAGCAGCCTAAGGCCTCTGCTCTCCCTGCCAACTGCACAGAAAAACCATTGACACTCCGCCCAGGTATTCAAGGCACTCGGAGGCGTGCACCGCCTCAGGGCCCTACACTTCCTGGCCACTCTCGATAGGGCCTGCTGCTCCACCGGGCAAGGCATCTGTACCTGCGATGTCCAGGAGGTTCTCGGGCTCTCGCAACCCACCACCAGTCACCACACCCTGAGCGCGCGCGGGCTATGGCTTGCCCGCACCGCCCTCGGTACCCTGCTCGCCTTGGAACGCCATCAGGAGCTGCTGGCACAGAATGACCGTCAACGGTGCTGCACCCCCAGGCCTATCAAAGTGACCCTTCCCCGTCTCTCCCTGACCTCTGGCCTTCCTACCCCCTGCCCCACCTGCTGATTTCTAGCTCTACCGAGGTCAAGGCCGTCACCCCCAAGGCGATAGACTGTGGCGGGCGCGTGGACACCTGGCAGGAGACCGTCGTACAGCTTTGGAACAGCGGTGGCGAGGAGGACCGGGGCTTCACGACCGCAGGCCAGTTCCTTGCGATCTACCGCCGGGTTGCGGCCCGCGTGCCGGTCCGTGAAGAGGCCAGCCTGCGCTTCGAGTACGGGGACCAGGTTCGCCCTACCATTCAGTATGGGGGAGGTAGCGTAGACATCCGAGCTGACCAGGTCCTGGTCCACCCCGGTTTCCCCTTGGTGTCCTGCAAGCCGGGAGCAGCGCGCCCCGCTGCTGAGAAAACCACGTGTTGTGGCCCAGCTGTGGGCACGGCGCAGACAGTCGGGGGCGATCAGTCACGCGAGAGGACTCGCGCAGGTCAGGTGAACCAAAGGAGGGTGCCCCAGGCAGGCACCCTCCGCGAGACAAGAGCTCGGCGTTAGAAGCGGAACTTGAAGCCCGCAACAATCGAGCTGATGCTCAAGCCGCTGCCATTGAAGTAGTAGTGCTGGCGCGCCTCACTGAAAATCGCAATGCGATCGGTCAGGCGGTAGTCAACCCCCACCAGCAGTTCGCTGAAGGTGCTCTTGAGGTCAAAGTTGTAGCCGCCGCCCGCACCCAAGATGCCGTCTGCCCGGCTTGCCGTTGCGCGGTAGGTGGCGATGCCGCTGACGCTGTTGCCGGGAGTAGACCCGGTGACCTTGAAGTCACCCGTAATACGCACCCCGAAGCCGCCGATCAGAGAATCGTTGCCGATCATGACGCGGGCCATCGAGCCGACATTGTTTTGCAGGATGCCGTAGTAGGAGGCCCCGATGTAGTTGTTGTAGCGGAAGGGCGGGGGGGGCGGGATGTAGGGGTCGCCCTTCTCACCCTTCTCGCCCTGAGGGCCCTGCGGGCCAGCAGGCCCCTGAGGCCCGGCGGGGCCAGCAGGCCCCTGAGGACCGGCAGGGCCTTGCGGACCAGCGGGACCAGGTTCACCCTGGGGACCCTGCGGGCCGGCGGGTCCTGGCGGGCCCGCTACAGCTTCGGCAGGAGCTCCCGGCCCCGGCAGATTGTTCAGGGCCGTCCGCAGCTCGGCAATCTGGCCTTGCAGAGCGGTGATGGCCTGCTGCTGGGCCGCAAGCTGAGCGCGGAGTTCTTCCAGCCCGGTCAAGGCCTGCTGCAACCCTTGACGCAGCGTATTCAGCTCCTCAGGATTGAAGGTGGTCTGCTGTGCGGGAAGCTGCGCGATGACGCGCGCGAGCACCTGGGCGACCTCCTGACGTGTGATGGCGTTGCACCAGTCAAAGGAGCCGTCCGGGTAGCCGATAAAGTAGCCCCGCTGGGTGACGAGGTCGATGGCCGCCTTGGCCCAAGTGCCGGGCGTGCAGTTGGTCACTGGGGTGGTCGTCACCGGGGTGACCGCCGGCGTCACAGGTACGGGAGCAGGCGTTTGGGCCGGAGCGGAACCGCCTCCCCCCGCCAGGGCGCTCGGACTAAGCAGCAACAGGCTGGTGATCAGTGCTTTCTTCATGCTGGCTCCTAAGTGCTCGATGAGCGTGGGGTGATGTGCAGTCACCTTACCTCATTTTCGGTCCAGCGCCTGCCGAAAAGGACAATGTTAATCAACGCTCAACGCTTGCTCAGGTGCTCGGGGCGTAGGAAACAGTCGCCCCTCAGGACGGTGTTCATCTGACCGGGACGGATGGAACCCGCCGTTCGGTAGGCTGCTGGACATGTGGGCGTCAAAACGGGCGGGAGCAGTGCCGGGAAGTGTCTTTGCACTCATGGACGCTGCCAAGGCGCGGGCACGGGCTGCTGGTCAAAGCATCATCGACCTGAGCATCGGATCGAGTGACGGCCATCCTCCAGAAGCCGCGCTGGAGGCCCTACGAGACGCGACGCGTGACCCGAGCACCTACCGCTATCCCCTCTTCAGCGATACGCAGCCCCTCCGCGAGGCAGCGGCGGCCTACCTGCGGCGACGCTTCGGCCTGGCCCTAGACGCCAGCACAGAGGTTTTTCCTCTGATCGGCGCGCAAGAGGGCCTGGCCCACCTCCTGCTGGCGGTCACCGATCCAGGGGATACACTGCTGCTACCCGACCCCTGCTATCCCCCCTATCTGGGGGCCGCAGCAATCGCCGGGCTGCGCGTGGTGACATTGCCGCTACGGCCCGAGCGTGGGTTCCTGCCGGATCTGGGCGCGGTCCCGGAGGATGTCCAGCCGCGTGCCGTGCTGCTCAACTATCCCAACAACCCCACCTCGGCGGTGGCAGAGCGCGCGTTCTTCGAGGAGACCGCCGCCTGGTGCCGTGAGCGGGGCACGCTGCTGATCCATGACCACCCCTATGCCGAACTGACGTTCGGAGCCTACCGCGCACCGAGCGCCCTTGAGGCCGGGGCGGAGGGGATTGTCGAGCTGCATTCGCTCTCCAAAACCCATCACATGGGCGGCTTTCGCGTGGGCTTCGCGGCGGGGGACCGGGACGCTCTTGCTGCCCTGGCGCGGGTGAAGGGGGCGGTGGACTTCCACCCCTACCTGGGCATTCAGCGGGCGGCGGCCGTCGCCCTGGCCCTTCCCGATGAGGTGACTCGGGCCGGCGCGGCAGTCTTTGAGCAGCGGCGCGACACCCTGGTTCCTGCCCTGCGGGCCCTGGGCTGGGAGGTGACCCTCCCTCAGGCGAGCATGTTTGTCTGGGCGCGCGTCCCGGGGCTGCAAGACAGCGTGACCTACGCTCTGCGCGCCGTGGAGAAAACCGGAGTGGCGCTCAGCCCTGGCCGCGCCTTCGGGGAGGGCGGCGAGGGCTTCGTGCGCCTCGCGCTGGTGCACCCCCCCGCCGTGCTGCTGGAGGCGGCGCGAAAACTGGCGGATGTGCCGGTGCAGGAGGAGGCGCCGCTCCTCACCCCCCTCACACCGAGGTCAGGCCAGGGAGGGTAACCTCCTTTCCTGGTGCCTCAGCCCTCACACGGCCGGCGTCGTGGCCAGCCGCTCGAGCACCGTGGGGTCTTCCAGCGTGCTGGTGTCTCCCTGGATAGGCTTCCCAGCGGCGATCTGGCGCAGGAAGCGGCGCATGATCTTGCCGCTGCGAGTCTTGGGCAGGGCGTCGGCGATGATGATGGCGTCGGGGCGGGCCAGCGCGCCGATTTCCCGGCTGACATGTCCCCGGAGTTCTTGCGGGTCCACCTCGTAGCCGCTTTGGGGCAGCACAAAGGCCACGACCGCTTCCCCTTTCACCTCGTCGGGGCGGCCCACCACCGCCGCTTCTGCGACAGAGGGATGCGCGACCAGAGCCGACTCGATCTCCATCGTGCCCAGGCGGTGACCGGAGACGTTGAGGACGTCATCCACGCGGCCCATAACGGTGAAGTAGCCGTCAGCGTCGCGGCGGGCGCCGTCTCCAGCAAAGTAGACGTGTGGAATCTCGCCCCAGTAGCTTTTGCGGTAGCGCTCGTCGTCACCGTAGACCGTTCGCAGCATCGAGGGCCAGGGCCGCTTGATCACCAGCAGTCCGCCTTCGTCTACGCCGAGTTCCTCTCCGGCATGGGTCATGATGGCGGGCTCGACCCCAAACATGGGCAGGCCCGCGCTGCCGGGTTTGCTGGGATGCGCCCCGGGCAGGGTGGTCAGCATGATCGCGCCCGTCTCGGTCTGCCACCAGGTGTCCACCACCGGGCAACGTTCGCCCCCAATCACGCGGTAGTACCACATCCACGCTTCAGGGTTAATCGGTTCACCCACCGACCCCAGCAGGCGCAGGCTGCTCAGGTCATAACGGCCGGGAATCTCGTCTCCCTGGCGCATAAAGGAGCGGATGGCCGTGGGCGCGGTGTACAGGATGGTGACCCGGTGTTTCTGAATGATGTCCCAGAAGCGGCCCCAGTCGGGATGGTTGGGGGCACCCTCGTACAGCACGACCGTCGCGCCGTTGAGCAGCGGGCCATACACGCTGTAGCTGTGACCGGTCACCCAGCCCACGTCGGCCGTACACCAGTAGATGTCGTCGTCACGTAGGTCAAAGACTGTCTGGGTGGTGAGATAGGTCCCCACCATGTAGCCCCCCGTCGTGTGCAACACGCCCTTGGGCTTGCCGGTACTGCCGGAGGTGTACAGCACGAAGAGAGGATGCTCACTGTCGAGGGCTGCGGCCTCGTGCTCGTCACTGGCGGCGGCCAGGGCGTCATGCCACCAGACATCGCGGCCCTCCTGCATGGGCGCGTCGCAGTCGGCGCGGCAAACCACCAGCATCTTTTCTAGGCTGGGAACATTCTTTGCGGCCTCGTCAGCATTGGCCTTGAGCCTGACAAGCTGCCCGCGGCGCTGCCCAGCGTCGGCCGTGATCAGCAGCTTGCTTTGCGCGTCGTTCAGGCGGTCAGTCAGCGCACTCACCGAGAACCCCCCAAACACCACGCTGTGAATCGCGCCGATACGGGCACAGGCCAGCATAGCGATCACCGCCTCGGGGATCAGGGGCAGGTAGAGGGTCACGCGGTCCCCCTTCTGCACGCCCAGGGCGGTGAGAGCTTGGGCGGCCTTGCTCACCTCGCGCAGCAGTTCGGCATAGGTGTAGGTTCGAACTTCGCCGTCCTCGCCCTCCCAGATCAGGGCCGTCTTGTTGCCTAGCCCGCGCTGTACGTTGCGGTCGAGGGCGTTGTAGGCGATATTGGTTTCGCCCCCCACGAACCACCGTGCGTGCGGTTCTTGCCAGTCGAGCACGCGCTCCCAGGGCTTCATCCAGGCGAGTTCACCGGCCACGTCGCCCCAAAAGCCCTCGGGGTCGTCGAGGCTGCGGCGGTACATCGCCTCGTACTGCTCACGGCTGACTCGGGCGCGCGCCGCGAAGTCGGCGGGCGGCGCGATCACCCGGTGCTCGTGCAGCATGGCGTCGATGTGGTCGGTGAGGGTGTGGTCGGTCATGAAAAACCTCCGGGAAAACGCTCTACCTGAAGCGTCAAACGGCGTCTAAAACGGCCGGCTTCGGTGGTGGATAGGCCTACTGTAGCGCCACGCCGTCGCCGCTCGCTGTGTCGTTACGGTAGGGGTACTAAACCGAGTTCAAGCTTTCTGAGCGGCAGCAGCGCAGCCCCCGACGCGGAGCCGGGGGCTGATGCAGGCAGCCTAGGGCCGCGTTCAGTCGTGCGCGGCAACGGTTCCGTCTACCCCGGCTCCGGTGTAGGCGCGGAACTGCATCTCCTCGAAGGTGCGGTCATCCTCCTCGCGGCGACGGCGCGCGCCGATCAGGGTGCCCAGGGCCGCAAAGGCGAAGCCGGCGGGGATAGAGACGATGCCGGGGTTCTCCAGCGGGAAAAGGGGCGCGGCCTGCACCGGGTGGCGGCCCGTGGTCTTCTCGGGGGGGTCAATGCCGCGGATGTTGGGGCTGACCGCGATGAGCAGCAGGCAGGTCAGGATGCCGCCCACGATCCCCCAGATCGCGCCCGTCGCATTAAACCGGCGCCAGAACAGCGTGAAGAGAATCACCGGCAGGTTGGAGGACGCGGCGATCGCAAAGGCCAGCGCCACCAAAAAGGCCACATTCTGTGTCTGCGCCAGCAGGCCCAGCCCGATGGCAACCACGCCAACCGCGACCGTAGCGATGCGGGCCACCCGGAATTCCTCCCGCTCGGTGGCCTGCCCCCGGCGAATCACACCGTTGTAGATGTCGTGCGTAAAGGACGTGCTCGCCGCGATGGTCAGACCCGCGACGACGGCCAGGATGGTGGCAAACGCCACGGCGGTTACGAACGCCAGCCCGAACTCGCCGCCCAGTGTGCCCGCCCCGCCAAAGAGGGCCTGTGCCAGCAGCGGCGCCGCCATGTTGCCCGCCGCGTTCGCCTGGGTGATGGTGTCCTTGCCCACAAGCACGTTGGCGGCGTTGCCCATAAAGGCCGTCATCACGTAAAAGGCCCCGATCAGCACCATCGCCCAGACCACGCTCTTGCGAGCATCCTGCGCGGTGGGAACCGTGTAGAAGCGAACCAGAATATGCGGGAGGCCCGCCGTGCCCAGCACGAGCGCAAGCGAGAGCGAGATCAGGTCGATGGGGTTTTTGTACTTCAGGCCAGCGCCCAGGAATTCCGCGCCGTTCCTGGCCTCGGCGGCCCCCAGCAGATTGGAGAAGCTCCAGCCAAAGCGGCTCAGGATGAGCACCGTCATCAGGACGGTCGCGAACATCAGCAGCACCGCCTTGATGATCTGCACCCAGGTCGTAGCCAGCATCCCGCCCACCACCACGTAGATGATCATCA is from Deinococcus sp. YIM 77859 and encodes:
- a CDS encoding cation acetate symporter, which produces MTFLLAAIIVAITLAITFWASKRNTSASDFYVAGGRISASQNGIAIAGDYMSAASFLGITGLIALNGYDGFMYSVGWFIAYLTVLFIVAEPLRNLGKYTLADMLVYRLKDQRVRTYAAISTIVVSSFYMIAQVVGAGSLISLLTGGVLTPSFAIPLVGVLMIIYVVVGGMLATTWVQIIKAVLLMFATVLMTVLILSRFGWSFSNLLGAAEARNGAEFLGAGLKYKNPIDLISLSLALVLGTAGLPHILVRFYTVPTAQDARKSVVWAMVLIGAFYVMTAFMGNAANVLVGKDTITQANAAGNMAAPLLAQALFGGAGTLGGEFGLAFVTAVAFATILAVVAGLTIAASTSFTHDIYNGVIRRGQATEREEFRVARIATVAVGVVAIGLGLLAQTQNVAFLVALAFAIAASSNLPVILFTLFWRRFNATGAIWGIVGGILTCLLLIAVSPNIRGIDPPEKTTGRHPVQAAPLFPLENPGIVSIPAGFAFAALGTLIGARRRREEDDRTFEEMQFRAYTGAGVDGTVAAHD